In Nothobranchius furzeri strain GRZ-AD chromosome 19, NfurGRZ-RIMD1, whole genome shotgun sequence, the following are encoded in one genomic region:
- the cdc42se1 gene encoding CDC42 small effector protein 1 isoform X1 yields MPQDYPQAAVPSQACRAAAEINGRPLDRQSIGMSDFWHKMGCCVVAKPPPKKKRRKIDRSMIGEPTNFIHLTHIGSGEMSEGMQPSGSVQEQMRSKGPNMNGRNSLL; encoded by the exons ATGCCCCAGGATTATCCCCAGGCTGCAGTTCCTTCTCAGGCCTGCAGGGCGGCGGCGGAGATCAACGGCAGGCCGCTGGACAGGCAGAGCATTGGAATGAGCGATTTCTGGCACAAAATGGGCTGCTGTGTGGTGGCTAAACCCCCACCG aagaagaagaggaggaagatcgATCGCAGTATGATCGGAGAGCCGACAAACTTCATCCACCTCACACACATCGGTTCTGGAGAGATGTCAGAGGGCATGCAGCCG TCTGGGTCGGTTCAGGAGCAGATGAGGTCCAAAGGCCCAAACATGAATGGCAGGAACAGCCTCTTATAG
- the cdc42se1 gene encoding CDC42 small effector protein 1 isoform X2, giving the protein MSDFWHKMGCCVVAKPPPKKKRRKIDRSMIGEPTNFIHLTHIGSGEMSEGMQPSGSVQEQMRSKGPNMNGRNSLL; this is encoded by the exons ATGAGCGATTTCTGGCACAAAATGGGCTGCTGTGTGGTGGCTAAACCCCCACCG aagaagaagaggaggaagatcgATCGCAGTATGATCGGAGAGCCGACAAACTTCATCCACCTCACACACATCGGTTCTGGAGAGATGTCAGAGGGCATGCAGCCG TCTGGGTCGGTTCAGGAGCAGATGAGGTCCAAAGGCCCAAACATGAATGGCAGGAACAGCCTCTTATAG